In Phycisphaerae bacterium, a genomic segment contains:
- a CDS encoding Hsp20/alpha crystallin family protein: MSRFPFRLPSKVSLEGLQSELSNLVERWWHCGVNTGPLDGQDWAPPVELTEDADCYRVTLELPGVPRSSIDVTAVGTTLQIVGDKLSATASDSASAPKVIYSERRYGGFKRLVNMPGPVRINEVAAVLTDGVLTVTLPKATGTGPQDVRIPIRTPDEAPPTT, encoded by the coding sequence ATGTCGAGATTCCCGTTTCGCCTTCCGAGCAAGGTTTCTCTCGAGGGACTGCAATCTGAGTTGAGCAACCTCGTCGAGCGATGGTGGCACTGCGGCGTAAACACCGGGCCCCTGGACGGGCAGGACTGGGCCCCGCCGGTGGAACTGACCGAAGATGCCGACTGCTATCGCGTGACCCTTGAATTGCCCGGCGTACCGCGCTCGTCAATCGATGTGACGGCCGTCGGCACGACACTGCAGATCGTCGGCGACAAGCTTTCGGCCACCGCTTCGGACAGCGCCTCGGCTCCAAAGGTGATCTACAGTGAGCGACGATACGGCGGTTTCAAACGCCTGGTCAATATGCCCGGACCGGTGCGGATCAACGAGGTCGCCGCTGTCCTGACCGATGGCGTGCTGACCGTCACACTGCCCAAAGCCACGGGGACGGGGCCCCAAGATGTACGGATCCCGATCCGAACGCCTGATGAGGCTCCGCCGACGACCTGA
- a CDS encoding NAD-binding protein, which translates to MSDQPDTGAQRQNEYLGVYSQGVIHLTAQVDWPDGTFVSVRVAEPLPGRVADGRELGKVIIAGFGLAGRWIADIFDRHNIEYVVVETNRATIDAQRRIGRQVIEGNIAEEATLRAAGIESAAILALTVPDEEAVLAATRLARQLNPSIYIVARTLHASSGMQAAQYGADEVVKAEQVVARQFYEMLLRKIGKPGPASPAR; encoded by the coding sequence ATGAGCGATCAGCCGGATACCGGTGCCCAGCGACAGAACGAGTACCTGGGCGTCTACTCCCAGGGAGTAATTCATCTGACCGCGCAGGTAGACTGGCCTGACGGGACGTTTGTCTCCGTTCGCGTGGCTGAGCCGCTCCCCGGCCGCGTGGCCGACGGCCGTGAGCTGGGCAAGGTGATCATCGCGGGTTTCGGACTCGCGGGGCGGTGGATTGCGGACATTTTCGACCGCCACAACATCGAATACGTGGTTGTCGAGACCAACCGAGCCACCATTGATGCCCAGCGTCGCATCGGCCGGCAAGTTATCGAAGGTAACATTGCCGAGGAGGCTACGCTGCGCGCCGCAGGCATCGAAAGTGCGGCAATCCTGGCGCTGACCGTCCCCGACGAGGAGGCGGTTCTGGCCGCGACCAGACTGGCCCGTCAATTGAACCCGAGTATCTATATCGTCGCTCGGACTCTCCATGCCTCGTCGGGAATGCAAGCCGCCCAGTACGGGGCTGACGAGGTGGTGAAGGCCGAACAAGTCGTCGCAAGGCAGTTTTACGAGATGCTGCTCCGCAAGATCGGCAAACCGGGGCCGGCCTCGCCGGCACGCTGA